The genome window tggtgttgcagcagccattacacacaaaaacatttgaacattgagtaacataatctaaaaaggcaacaaaatgtaaaactacaatAGTTGAAACACCATGACATCACAGTGACACCTCTCCCCACTCCCCAGGTGTGGTGCAGGTTGGTGACTGCAGCCTACAACTATTTCCATGTGACCAACTTCTTCTGGATGTTTGGTGAAGGTTGTTACCTGCACACAGCCGTCGTCCTCACCTACTCCACTGACAAGCTCCGCAAGTGGATGTTTATCTGCATTGGCTGGGGTCAGCaatacctgtctgtctgcagagacaCATGTGTCTGTCAGTTTCACCTGTCTGCCTGCTTTACATGAGTGTCTGTTTGCAGGTATACCTTTTCCAATTATCGTGGCCTGGGCCTTAGGGAAACTTTACTATGACAATGAGAAGTAAGTCTGTTCTTGtctcactgaaataaaataaaatatgtttctgcaTAGAGATCATGGAGGAGCAGTCTGATTAATGGGTGTCTTTTGATTGCCAGGTGCTGGTTTGGAAAGAGGGCAGGCGTTTATACAGACTACATATATCAAGGCCCtatgatcctggttctgctggtagGAACACAGCTACTCCACTTTAAATACAGTCACTGCATGGAGGATTGTGTCAGGAAACATAACCCCTCCGTATAAACTCTCCTCAGATAAACTTTGTCTTCTTGTTTAACATCGTCCGGATCCTGATGACCAAACTGAGGGCATCCACTACCTCAGAGACCATCCAGTACAGGTATAATCCCTTACCCTAACATGGGAGAGCAGGTGGTCAACTGGTCTCAGATCACAAGAACAACATTTGAATGTGAACATGTTGGAGTGTTAATGGAGATCtgcagggttagggttagggttaggatttTGTGCAGCTGCAATGATGTTAAGCAATAACAGTtgtttcatattcatctttATATAGCTCACCCAAATGccttcagtgtacagcaaataTAAATTGTAGATGTAAGCCAGTGGCATCGGGTTCATAAGAAAAGAAGAGCTACTTTcacaatgttaaaaaatatgaaaaagaaaaagaatgaaacaaTTTGTGTAACAGCTGAACAGGAACAGCGTCAACCTCCAGAGCATGAACCAGTGTGTAGTTTACTTATCTGGTCAAGCCAGATTTTTTGGTGTGCACACAGGTCCCCAAGGATCTGGCAGATGACATATATGCAGAATTTGGTGGACATATAGACATAGAAAGTCTTAATTTCCCTGTACACATCAGTCTGAGTCATTGAGTAGGCAATAGTTCAGCATTCAGTAAGCTCCGAGTGTTTCCATACCAGCTTTATCTAATTTTTACCATaactgttttttacagtttctgttgttgtgtttgcaggAAGGCAGTGAAGGCAACTCTGGTGCTGCTACCTCTGTTGGGAATCACCTATATGTTGTTCTTTGTGAATCCTGGAGGAGAAGACGAGGTTGCTCAAATTGTCTTTATCTACTTCAACTCCATCCTCGAGTCATTTCAGGTGCACCTCCtcattattttttcacttttacagtCAACACAGCATCAAGTAACATCAACTCCTCACCCAATCTGtattaattaaagaaacaatCTGACACCCCGCATTTGAAAGTGGTAATACAGTCCAAATTCAAAATACTGGACAGCATTGTTTTGTCCCACCCCTCCTCTCCATACTCCAAGCTCATGGGCCAGGTAGAGGATGATGAAATaagcaaaacattaaactttcacaatgacaaacaacaattatactaaactgtattttaagttGCCTCTAACATATTTTTCAatttagttcaattcaattttatttgtatagcaccaaatcaaaatgcactttacagtgtttaaggtttaagaccttacagagtataattgtatagacAATCACATAGAAAACCCACCAATCCCAATGAGCATGCTATTTCCTGGAGAGGAAacaactccctttagaggaagaaacctccagcatatccaggatcagggtgggcggctATCTGCCTCAATCAgttgggtgagtggaaagagaagagagaaaaaaacagcaggtaacaaaaaacaacaaacagcagaaacattgggcaggtcaactggatcctggagataaacagctccaaggctgaggatacctgcagaaaagaacagagacagggagacagagaggaggaaacacaactacaggagagagaagacacaaagttaatgacatgaaatggtagaatttgaatggatagaggagaaaggagagaggagaggagctcagtgtatcagtagaggtcccccagcagactaacctatagcagcagccctaagagatggttcagagtcacttGATCCAtttctaactataagctttataaaaaaaaaaagaaaattttaagtctagtcttaaatgtagagagagtGTCTGCCTTCAGAATCTGAACTGCCTtccattctacatctggaaactctaggaaccacaagtaaacctgttTAGACCTGAcaacggagagttctgctggaaaaatatggaactatgaggtctttaagaaaAGATAGAGCTTGATTATGAAGTGCTTTATGTGtaaggagaagtgttttaaactctattctggattttatagggagccaatggagagaagctaacatatGAGAAATATGGTCTCTCTTGCTAAAGCCAGTCAGAACTATGGCTGCAGcgttttggattaactggaggctctttaaagagttattgggacatcctattacAAACAAACCAGGGCCTGATAGGACAGAGCAAGATTAGGACCCAACCAGACTCAGGTCCATGGTTGTGTCTCGATTCTTTAGAACCCTTCCAGGAAACACCACATCACTGTGGTGGAGGGCTTTGGGGGTCCTGGTAATACTTGGAGCTGTGTTCTAAAGGGCATAAAGACCCGGTAGGAGTCCTGAAGGCAAAAGTGGTTCCAGGGGAGGGACCAGACTGACAACAATTCATTTGACCCTGGTGAAAATTACATCTTGTGTGGACAACAGAAATCGAGGCTGCCTCCAGGTGCCAGAGTTGGGAGTCTCATGGCGCTGCCAACCTGTTGGCTCACCACCTTCCAGGAGAGGCAGTGAAGGACATAGGTGTGCTTATCCATCCATATCCTTGACTaggaaaatcaaacatgttGGGGAGAGGGCCAGAACTGTTGCCCGAGGTGGCGCAGTCCGAGCTAGATATAGTTGATATGGCAtccacataaaataaaacaccagttCTGGATCAGAGCCCAtcccctccactctccttcagACAACTGTAACACACAAATCTCcgttcttggtcctctactctTTTCCATTCATGCTACATCCCTAGCCAGTGACCAAAGAATGATATCTTTAAGTGGCCAAAATGAGTTTCTTCTATATGTTGACCAGCCTTAGAGATAAGATACCAAGTTCAGACATCCTGAAGGGGCTCATTGTAGAACCACTGCTCTTACATGTTGAAAGGAGTTACTTGAGGTAGTGCAGGCATCTGACTAGGATGTCTCTGGGGTAGCTTCGCTTAGAGGTATACTAGGCACATCCAACTAGTAGGAAACCATGGGGAAGATCCAGCAGACTCTTGACGGATTACATATCTCATCTGGCCAGGGAATGTCTTGGGATCCCCAGGAGATGCTGGAAAATGTGGCTAGGGGAGGGAATACTGAACTACCTTGCTAAACCTTCTACCACTGCAAGCAAACCAGATAAAAAGCAGAATGTAAGAATGGATGCAGGAAGACCTCATGTTTAGACAAGCAACATGATTATCATTGTTCTAGATAAATTACATTGGCTTGTTAGCAGTTGTTACTTCTAGTAGCAGACTTTTAGCACTACTAGCAGCTAAATatcatcctctctctgtgtctgcagggaTTTTTCGTCTCAGTTTTCTACTGTTTTCTCAATAGTGAGGTAAGTCATTGGCTTCATTTTGTTTGTCCCTTTATTATTGATCTGAATCAACAGATTGACATGgaaacacactgtatatttatctgtctgtctacctgtctctctACCTGTGAGCAGGTGCGTTCTGCCATCAGGAAGAGGTGGATTCGTTGGCAGGACCGTCACTCCATCCGCAGCCGGGCAGTGCGCGTCACATCACTGCCCACCTCACCAAGCAGAGTATCCTTTCACAGCATCAAACAGTCCTccaacctttgacctctgacagACTCATTCAGTATAAATCTGGGATGTAATTGCACTCAGCCAATCGGAGGTCAGCGAATCAGGTTAGCTAATCGCAACGCAGGACACGGATTTGTGTAGCTAATCAAATTTCAATCTGTCAGGACCTTCTGCTTCCCTTGATGTGCTGAGCATTTAGCTGCTTTCATAGGGTCACTTGACCTGTCAGGCAGCTGGAAATGTTGTGtaatcaatacatttatttatttattgactgtAATATTGTCATATTGATCACCAGCTTTCTCctgttgaatgtttttctaagaaacatttttagtttttctgcagctgagcTTATCGACCTTTCTGAACCGAATAATAATAGTGAGAAATTTTTATTGGCTggttgtattaaaaaaaactgcatgttCTTTAATTTGTACAAACATAAAATAGTTCCACATTAACCCAGTAGGTTCACCctaaacacaaactgaaaatgtgaatttactGTTGTAAAAGTGTCTGATTTTCAAGGAAAGATTAATCTTGAAGTTGTAATGCATAATTATAATACAAGTTAAATCTGGttccaaatgaaaacaaatcaaaaagtaTGATACTATAAAAAAGTGTTTGCACAAAGTTTTGTGTATTAGTAGATATGTTCTAAGTGTAATATGTTCTAGGGAATTATCGTACAACACATTTCCGAAAAGTTGGGAAAAGGATTGAAGTAGATTGGAAATGTGTAATCCTAAAAAACACCCCTGGTGTGACTAATGAGGTTAATTGGCAACAGATTACGATTGGGTATAAAAGCATCATCAGTAAAAGAGTTTTTCAGAAGTAAGGAGAGAGTGAGATGCTGTGTAAGCAAAAAGTGGGGATTTCATAATCTGtaacaatatgttttaaagtaTGTTGCTGTATccacaaatgtaaattaactcTTTATCACCCCACAAGAAACTATATAAACAAAATCCAGGAACACTGCTGCATTTGACTTTAGATGGACTTAGGTGAAGTGTAAACTGCTCTGTGGCCTTATGagtcaacatttatttttggaaaTTTGGAGGAGGAAGCACATTTAGGCTCCAATAATACTGAGCAATATCTACAGCTTTTGCAGCAACATTTGCTGCCATCCAGACGCCAATTCTTCATTGTAAATTATTTCAgcaacacaaaaccaaaccGCAATCTGCACGTTACAACAGCATAGGTAGGCTGTAGTAGAGTCCAGGTGCTGTTTGCAGTCCATACCTGTCACCCACTAAAAACATTTGGTGCAAAAAATAAGACAAAGGAGGCTATTAACTGTTGAGCTGCTAAAATCCTACATCAAGCAAGAATCGGCAAAAAAGTTGATATCAAAACTGGTCTCCTCGGATCTCAAACACTTAGAGTGTCCCTGTCCCAACTTTTTGTAATGTGTTGCTGCATTCAAAACGATGAATTATTTATCTTCTCTGGAAAATGAATTGTCATTTTGCAGATTATAAAACTATTGGTGAACACATAAACTTTGTTGCTTTTGTACATTAATATTTGCACTTTCAATGAGATGGACTCTGTACAGGTTTAGAGTTGGATTTGACCAAAAGCTGTAATTTGTTCTTGTCGGGGGCTGGTTTAGGCTGGTCCTGATAGAGACCAGGGGCCGGTTTCACAAACACTTGGACTCTGGTTCAGTTTAAATTAAGTCCGCCCTAAGATCCACAACCTAATTTATTTGTtgcacaaatgtaaatgaaaacttTATCACCCCACAAGAAACTATATAAACAAAATTCAGGaacactgctgcttttgatTTAAGATCAACTGAAGTGAGGTGGAAACTGCTCTGTGGCTATATGagtcaacatttaattttgGAAATTATGGATGCCCTGTTCTACAGGCTAGGAGGGGCATTCAACCTATTTTCACAACATAATTGAAAAGCCAGCATCCATATGACTGTGTGTAAGAGGAGGAAGCACATTTAGGCTCCAATAATATTGAGCAATATCTACAGCTTATGGAACATTTGCTGCCATCCAGACTAAACTGGACTAAACTAAGAGCAACATTTAGACTGGATTGAAATGTCTTTGTGAACCCGGAGCTCCAGTAGTACCAATAGTAACCACAGTTAATGTAGTAATTGTAGTATAGTTAGTTTGTAGGTAGTTTTAGATCTGTGTGGAGGAAAACACTCAGGATGAAATTACTTTATTACTGTGCCTGAAAATGTGTGATTATAAATGAGTTTCAAGTTTAAATCTGTGGCATTATTAGCTGGAAAAGACTGATACAGTGCttataaaaaagtatttaccgccttggatgtttcattattttattgacattataaattacTCATGGTCAGactttgccaaaaaaaaaattcacattattacattataacattattGCGGATCATTATTACATTCgtattaatgtcaaagtgaaaacaaagtcatgtaaattaaaaaaatacataaagggtgaaatcagtgtttgcattaatattcacccacTTCAGGTCAATATTTAGTTAATGCACCTTTAACTGCAATCAtagcatggagtctgtgtggataggtctcaattaggcttgcgcatctggacactggaattttttgccatttttctttgcaaaagtTGTGTGGGGAttgggtgtgaacagcccttttcaagtccatccacaaactATCTATTAAATTGAggctgggctttgactcggccgctccagaacattcaccttgttgtcggtaaaccatttctgtgtagctttcgctgtatgctttGG of Anabas testudineus chromosome 8, fAnaTes1.2, whole genome shotgun sequence contains these proteins:
- the crhr1 gene encoding corticotropin-releasing factor receptor 1 isoform X2, giving the protein MNEREMEKVLSQVVCVCVFLTGQVSPAELTCETLILLSTNLTARTLTLLNQTFTISNSSGLYCDLSVDGIGTCWPRSAAGELISRPCPEQFNGIHYNTTNQVYRECQSDGSWASRGNYSQCTEIIVLRKSKVHYQVAVIINYLGHCISLGALLLAFTLFMRLRSIRCLRNIIHWNLISAFILRNATWFIVQLTMNPAVTESNQVWCRLVTAAYNYFHVTNFFWMFGEGCYLHTAVVLTYSTDKLRKWMFICIGWGIPFPIIVAWALGKLYYDNEKCWFGKRAGVYTDYIYQGPMILVLLINFVFLFNIVRILMTKLRASTTSETIQYRKAVKATLVLLPLLGITYMLFFVNPGGEDEVAQIVFIYFNSILESFQGFFVSVFYCFLNSEVRSAIRKRWIRWQDRHSIRSRAVRVTSLPTSPSRCRVPRIIHTA
- the crhr1 gene encoding corticotropin-releasing factor receptor 1 isoform X1 produces the protein MNEREMEKVLSQVVCVCVFLTGQVSPAELTCETLILLSTNLTARTLTLLNQTFTISNSSGLYCDLSVDGIGTCWPRSAAGELISRPCPEQFNGIHYNTTNQVYRECQSDGSWASRGNYSQCTEIIVLRKSKVHYQVAVIINYLGHCISLGALLLAFTLFMRLRSIRCLRNIIHWNLISAFILRNATWFIVQLTMNPAVTESNQVWCRLVTAAYNYFHVTNFFWMFGEGCYLHTAVVLTYSTDKLRKWMFICIGWGIPFPIIVAWALGKLYYDNEKCWFGKRAGVYTDYIYQGPMILVLLINFVFLFNIVRILMTKLRASTTSETIQYRKAVKATLVLLPLLGITYMLFFVNPGGEDEVAQIVFIYFNSILESFQGFFVSVFYCFLNSEVRSAIRKRWIRWQDRHSIRSRAVRVTSLPTSPSRVSFHSIKQSSNL